A window from Leptospira wolffii serovar Khorat str. Khorat-H2 encodes these proteins:
- a CDS encoding MBOAT family O-acyltransferase: protein MLFNSQPYIWLFAFTFLTYWLIPQKFRKRLLFVSSFIFYFYSGFAFTIHFLLVIAVNFFFSLKLWEKKTKGQDTFRLLSFIVILNFLNLAFFKYFYFFLDSLDFFAGSSSFSEFGKGIHIPLPLAISFYTFQLVALQVDIHRDHVPERISSLDYFLFILFFPQLIAGPIMRTTDFLPKLDKPSISFERVKWAIFLILSGLFKKVVIADNISGIVQPIFTHPEEYNSLSLYLSMFGFVSQVYCDFSGYTDIARGSAYLLGYEIPENFRGPFFSPSFREFWGRWHVTLSTWLKDYLYIPLGGSRGGFWKTQWNSLVTMTLGGLWHGANFGYIIWGAYLGMILGVERLLGPADPKQEKEPRGFSRFWRVTLIIHLFAISGIFFRTASAGTASLKLAGEYFKGFLHFIGGKGILRWEELLLFVFLAFFWNAVQYYPNLKERIQNRFGWLLPAFSVLMLLLLGIFGDGGGEFIYFQF, encoded by the coding sequence ATGCTATTCAACTCACAACCTTATATCTGGCTATTCGCCTTTACTTTTTTGACTTACTGGCTGATTCCCCAGAAGTTTAGAAAACGGCTTCTCTTCGTATCTTCGTTTATTTTCTATTTCTATTCCGGTTTCGCTTTTACGATCCACTTCCTTCTGGTAATCGCCGTGAATTTCTTCTTCTCCTTAAAACTTTGGGAGAAAAAGACCAAAGGCCAAGATACGTTTCGTCTCTTGAGTTTCATCGTAATACTGAACTTCTTAAACCTGGCGTTCTTTAAGTATTTCTATTTCTTTTTGGATTCCTTGGATTTCTTTGCAGGTTCTTCTTCTTTCTCCGAATTCGGAAAAGGCATCCATATTCCGCTTCCTTTGGCCATCAGTTTTTACACATTCCAGCTCGTAGCCCTACAAGTGGACATACATAGGGACCATGTTCCCGAGAGAATCTCCTCTCTGGATTATTTTCTGTTCATTCTATTCTTCCCACAATTGATTGCGGGACCGATCATGAGGACCACGGACTTCCTTCCGAAGTTAGATAAACCTTCCATCAGTTTTGAAAGGGTTAAATGGGCCATCTTTCTCATTCTCTCGGGCCTATTCAAGAAAGTGGTGATTGCGGATAATATTTCCGGAATCGTGCAGCCGATCTTTACCCATCCGGAAGAATACAATTCTCTCAGTTTGTATCTTTCCATGTTCGGATTCGTGAGCCAGGTATATTGCGATTTTAGCGGATATACGGATATCGCTAGAGGTTCCGCTTATCTTCTGGGCTACGAGATTCCCGAGAACTTCCGTGGTCCATTCTTCTCGCCTAGCTTTAGAGAATTTTGGGGTCGCTGGCATGTCACTCTCTCCACCTGGCTGAAAGATTATCTCTATATTCCTTTGGGAGGAAGTAGAGGCGGTTTCTGGAAAACACAATGGAACTCTCTTGTCACCATGACCCTAGGCGGGCTATGGCACGGTGCGAATTTCGGTTATATTATTTGGGGAGCGTATTTGGGAATGATCCTGGGAGTCGAAAGACTTTTAGGACCTGCGGATCCCAAACAGGAAAAGGAACCTCGAGGTTTCTCGCGCTTTTGGAGGGTGACTCTCATCATTCATCTTTTCGCGATCTCCGGAATATTCTTCCGAACCGCTTCGGCAGGCACAGCCTCATTAAAACTCGCCGGGGAATATTTCAAAGGCTTCCTACATTTTATCGGTGGAAAAGGAATACTACGCTGGGAAGAACTACTACTTTTCGTATTCCTGGCATTCTTTTGGAATGCGGTCCAATACTATCCGAATCTAAAGGAAAGGATTCAAAATCGTTTCGGATGGCTTTTACCCGCTTTTTCCGTTCTTATGCTTCTATTATTGGGCATTTTCGGAGACGGGGGCGGAGAGTTCATCTACTTCCAATTTTAA
- the sppA gene encoding signal peptide peptidase SppA, with product MLSRMDKGLCMKFPNRSALLLISFTLCHFYDCISIPLPSQPLAVPQEKIVVGTTPGGKDKILVISIEGEIFEHSSPGNLLGGSKESLVGRVKTQLTMAQRDENIKAVILKIDSPGGSVTASDIIHHEIKEFKKKRDIPVVSLFMDMAASGGYYIAMATDYIMAHPTTTTGSIGVILFNVNAKEALDKLGIRSTTIRSGPNKATGNPFEEFTPEQRKVYEDIITETYERFLTIVKEGRPKLKENEIRTLADGRIYSAKQAQQKGLVDSIGYFENIVTVTKGLPGYKASSPGAVPKIIFYSYKESVPENFYQIQNNGQASQGVLEELIPGKQWRDFRMYYLYTP from the coding sequence ATGCTTTCCAGAATGGACAAAGGCCTTTGCATGAAATTTCCGAATAGAAGCGCCCTTTTACTAATCTCGTTTACACTCTGTCATTTTTACGATTGCATCAGTATCCCGCTTCCGTCCCAACCTCTCGCAGTTCCACAAGAGAAAATCGTGGTAGGAACTACTCCGGGAGGAAAGGATAAGATTTTAGTGATCTCGATAGAGGGAGAGATCTTCGAACATTCTAGTCCGGGTAATTTACTCGGCGGATCCAAAGAAAGTCTAGTCGGCCGCGTAAAAACCCAGCTGACCATGGCCCAAAGGGACGAGAATATCAAAGCGGTCATTTTAAAAATCGATAGCCCGGGCGGCTCCGTTACCGCTAGCGATATCATCCATCACGAAATCAAAGAATTCAAGAAAAAGAGAGATATACCCGTGGTTTCTCTTTTCATGGATATGGCGGCTTCCGGCGGGTATTACATCGCTATGGCTACTGATTATATCATGGCTCACCCTACCACTACCACGGGCTCCATAGGAGTCATTCTTTTCAATGTGAATGCAAAGGAAGCCTTGGACAAATTGGGCATCCGAAGCACTACGATTCGGTCCGGTCCGAATAAGGCTACCGGGAACCCCTTCGAAGAATTCACTCCGGAACAAAGAAAGGTCTACGAAGATATCATCACCGAGACATACGAGAGATTCCTTACTATCGTAAAAGAAGGCAGACCGAAATTGAAAGAGAACGAAATCCGGACTCTTGCAGATGGACGGATTTATAGCGCGAAGCAGGCGCAGCAAAAAGGCCTTGTAGATTCCATAGGATATTTCGAAAATATTGTAACCGTAACCAAAGGGCTGCCTGGATACAAAGCCTCTTCTCCCGGCGCCGTTCCTAAGATCATATTCTATTCCTATAAGGAATCCGTTCCGGAAAATTTCTATCAGATCCAAAACAACGGACAAGCAAGCCAAGGCGTCCTGGAAGAATTGATTCCGGGAAAACAATGGCGGGATTTCCGGATGTATTATCTTTATACCCCCTAA
- a CDS encoding aldose 1-epimerase produces the protein MYEFRTESSRFFTDGTHWHSWEWKPRSDKDPIQVLAPFRESDAPFGSGNFLMFPWVNRHASTELSFNGKPFTFPGIQRDESGFPVHGLVHSLERKPIKIRPDGKGGEFRVIFPEEWRDSPISAIAIREEYFIEETSSGILLSLKTRFNNMKADSIRFAYGYHPYFSLGGHRDDWRLFLHLDKNLELDDKLVPIQPGISNSIDSVIQDGKLSSLDHLFYGKDPRVVLENSKLKYSISVISPPPEEGQIALNYYQIYTKPDFSSIAIEPCSAPGNALVSGQGLSELKGYSEIWGECRILARVL, from the coding sequence ATGTACGAATTTCGGACGGAAAGTTCTCGATTTTTTACCGACGGAACTCATTGGCATTCTTGGGAATGGAAGCCGCGTTCTGATAAGGATCCGATCCAGGTACTTGCCCCTTTTCGAGAAAGCGACGCACCTTTCGGATCCGGAAATTTCTTGATGTTCCCTTGGGTCAATCGGCATGCTTCTACGGAACTTTCCTTTAACGGAAAGCCGTTTACTTTCCCGGGAATCCAAAGAGACGAGAGCGGTTTTCCCGTTCACGGTCTAGTACATTCTCTCGAAAGAAAGCCGATCAAGATTCGTCCCGACGGAAAAGGCGGAGAATTTAGAGTGATCTTTCCGGAAGAATGGAGGGATTCTCCGATTTCGGCGATCGCGATCCGGGAAGAATACTTCATCGAAGAGACCAGTTCCGGAATTCTTCTCAGCCTAAAAACAAGATTCAATAATATGAAAGCCGATTCGATTCGGTTTGCTTACGGTTATCATCCGTATTTCTCCTTGGGCGGTCACAGGGATGATTGGAGACTCTTTCTACACCTGGATAAGAATCTGGAACTGGACGATAAATTGGTTCCGATACAACCGGGTATTTCCAATTCGATCGATTCCGTAATTCAGGACGGAAAACTTTCTTCCCTGGATCATTTATTTTACGGAAAGGATCCTAGAGTCGTTTTAGAAAATTCGAAACTAAAATATTCGATCTCCGTAATTAGTCCTCCTCCGGAAGAAGGACAGATCGCTCTGAATTACTACCAAATCTATACTAAACCCGATTTCAGTTCGATCGCAATCGAACCTTGTAGCGCTCCCGGAAACGCTTTGGTGTCCGGACAAGGACTCAGCGAGTTGAAAGGCTATTCGGAGATTTGGGGAGAATGTAGAATTCTCGCGAGAGTACTATGA